The DNA segment GGCCTTCGTGGTCAATCTCCTGTTCTTCGGCGTCTACGTCACCGGCCACGGCGCGGAGGCGGAGTGGCACTTCGGCATCGGCCACATGCCCCACGTCGGCGACATGGTCCACGGCCACGAGGTCACCGAGATCATGTTCGGGGGCCTCGTGCACTCGGGCATCGCGGGCGTCCTCGGCGGAATCGTCATCCTGCTGGTCGGTCATCTGCTGGTGCTCGCGCTCGGCGTCACCAGCGCCGGCCTGCAGGCGGTGCGTCTCGAGTACGTCGAGTTCTTCGGGAAGTTCTACGAGGGCGGCGGCGAGAAGTACGAACCGTTCGGTTACGACCGACTGTTCACCACTCGCGACTGACGGTCCGGACCGTCCTTTTTCCGACCTCTATTCCCATCACATTCTGGACACGTTCCGTCTCGTAGGTCTTTTGGTCATTGGTAACATAGTGGTCGATTCGGACGTTTGGCGGGGTTCTGGCGAACAATTTTGGGAAGCTTTATGATGGCAACGACGGGAAATACGACTGTCCGGTTACGAGAGTCACAGGATAACTAAACCATGTTCGAATTTGTACTCGCGTTCGTGAACAGTGCTGCTGTACTGCTCGCTCAGGAAGGTGCCGGCGCCGCCGGTCCCGCGCTCAACAACAAGGGCGCAGCCGCCATCGCGGTCGGACTCGCCGCGCTCGGTTCGGGTTACGCGGAACGTGGTATCGGGAGCGCGGCCATCGGCGCCATCGCCGAGGACGAGAGCCTCTTCGGGACGGGCCTCATCATGACGGTCCTGCCCGAGACGCTCGTCATCCTCGCGCTGGTGCTCGTGTTCGTCGTCTAAACGCACCCCTTTCCCTCTTCATCAATGAGTTTGGACACGGTAGTTGAGGATATTCGAAACGAAGCCCGCGAGCGCGCAGAAGAAATTCGTGCGGAGGGCGAAGAGCGCGCAGAGCAGATCGTCGCCGACGCCGAGGCCGACGCCGAGGAGACGCTCGCGGAGCAAGAGCGGCGGACCGAACAGAGCATCGCCCAGGAGTGCGAGCAGCGCCTCTCCAGCGCGAAGCTGGAGGCCAAGCAGAAGCGCCTCGAAGCCCGCCGCGACGTGCTGCAGGACGTCCGCTCGCAGGTCGAAGACCGAATCGTGAACCTGGAGGGCGACCGCCGCAAGGAGCTGACCCAGGAACTGCTCGACGCCGCGTCCGAGGAGTTCGAGGACAGCGACACCGTCCGGGTCTACGGTCGGCCCGAGGACGACGAGTTGTTGACCGACGTGGTGACCGACTACGACGGCTACGAGTACGCCGGTGAGTACGACTGCCTGGGCGGCGTCGTCGTCGAGAGCGACCAGTCGCGCCTCCGCGTGAACAACACGTTCGATTCGGTGCTGGAAGCCGTCTGGGAGGACAACCTCCAAGACATCAGCAACCGTCTCTTCGAGCAATGAACGCCCAGAAAACCGAAGGCTCGTCGAACTACGAGTACGTCACCGCGCGGGTCCGACACCGGCGGGCGTCGCTGTTCGACGAGGAGGACTACCGGAAGCTCCTCCGCATGGGGCCGGGAGAGATCGCCCGGTACATGGAGGAGACCGAGTACGAGGAGGAGGTGAACGCGCTCGGCTCGCGATACGAGGGCGTCGACCTCGTCGAGTACGCGCTCAACCGCAACCTCGCGAAGAACTTCGACGACCTGCTCCGGTGGTCCGAGGGCCAACTGTACGAACTCATCGCCCGGTACCTCCGGAAGTTCGACGCCTGGAACGTCAAGACCATCGTTCGCGGCCTCTACTCCGACGCGCCGCGAGACACCATCTCCTCCGACCTCACCCGCGCGGGCGAGTTCGACGACGAGTTCCTCGACCGGCTTCTCGACGCAGGAAGCATCGAGGAACTCGTCGAACTGCTCGACCGTACGCGCTACGGCGACGCGCTCGAAGACGCCTACGCCGACTACGAGGAGACGGGGACGCTCGTTCCCTTGGAGAACGCGGTCGACCGCGTCTACTACGAGGGCCTGATAGAGGGCGTCACCGAGACGAGCAACCGCGCGACCCAACTGTACGTCGAGTTCCTGCAGGCCGAAATCGACTTCCGGAACGTCCGGAACGCGCTGCGCATCGCCCGAAGCGGGGCCGACATCGACCCGGCCGACTACTTCATCGAGGGCGGACAGTTGTTCCGACGCAACGAACTGTCCCAACTCGCGACGAACGTCGACGAACTCGCGACGTTCATCCGCGACAGCACCTACGGCGACGAACTGTCGGAGGCGCTCGACCAACTCGAGCGCTCCGACAGTCTCATCGGTTTCGAGCACGCACTAGAAGCTGCACTGTTGGAGTACTCGGACCACCTCTCGCACGTGTTTCCGCTGTCGGTCTGTCCGGTGCTGGCGTACATCCTCGCCAAGGAGCGCGAGGTCGACAACATCCGCGCCATCGCCCGCGGCCGCGAGGCCGGCCTGGGCGAGGACCAGATCGAGGACGAACTGGTGATACTATGAGTCAGGAGATAGCGGTCGTCGGCAGTCCCGAGTTCACCACCGGGTTCCGACTCGCCGGCGTCCGGAAGTTCGAGAACGTCCCGGACGACGACAAGGACGCCGAACTCGACGACGCCGTGACCCGCGTTCTCGACGACGACGACGTCGGCATCGTGGTGATGCACGACGAGGACCTGGACCACCTCTCGCGGAAGGTCCGCAACGACGTCGAGACGAGCGTCGAACCGACGATGGTTTCCATCGGCGGCGGCGCGGGCAGCGGCGGAATGCGCGAGAAGATCAAGCGCGCAATCGGTATCGACCTTATGGACGAAGACGAACAAGGTGACAACGAATGAGCCAAGCAACCGAATCCGACACCGTCCGTGAGGACGGCGTCATCGAGAGCGTAAGTGGACCGGTCGTGACCGCCACTGACCTCGACGCCCGGATGAACGACGTCGTGTACGTCGGCGAGGAAGGGCTGATGGGCGAGGTCATCGAGATCGAGGGTAACCTGACGACGATTCAGGTGTACGAGGAGACGTCGAACGTCGCGCCCGGCGAACCGGTCGAGAACACCGGCGACCCGCTGTCGGTCGACCTCGGCCCGGGTATGATGGACTCCATCTACGACGGCGTCCAGCGCCCGCTCGCGGTCCTCGAAGAGAAGATGGGCGCGTTCCTCGACCGCGGGGTCGACGCGCCCGGTATCGACCTGGAGCGGACGTGGGAGTTCACCCCGACCGTCGAGGAAGGCGACCACGTCGAACCCGGCGACATCGTCGGCACGGTGCCGGAGACCGAGAGCATCGAGCACAAGGTGATGGTGCCGCCGGACTACGAGGGCGGCGAGGTCGTCACCATCGAGAGCGGCAACTTCACCGTCGAGGAGACGGTCGTCGCGCTCGACAACGGCGAGACGATTCAGATGCGCCAGGAGTGGCCGGTCCGCGAGGCCCGCCCCGCCAAGGAGAAGGAGACCCCGCGCACGCCGCTGGTCTCCGGCCAGCGCATCCTCGACGGCCTGTTCCCCATCGCGAAGGGCGGCACGGCCGCGATTCCCGGGCCGTTCGGCTCGGGCAAGACAGTCACCCAGCACCAGCTCGCGAAGTGGGCCGACGCGGACATCGTCGTCTACGTCGGCTGCGGCGAGCGCGGGAACGAGATGACGGAAGTCATCGAGGACTTCCCGGAACTCGAGGACCCGGTCAGCGGCAAGCCGCTGATGTCCCGGACCTGCCTCATCGCCAACACGTCGAATATGCCCGTCGCGGCGCGCGAATCCTGCGTGTACACGGGTATCACCATCGCGGAGTACTACCGCGACATGGGGTACGACGTCGCGCTGATGGCCGACTCCACCTCGCGGTGGGCCGAGGCCATGCGCGAGATCTCCTCCCGTCTGGAGGAGATGCCCGGCGAAGAGGGCTATCCCGCGTACCTGGCCGCGCGCCTCTCGGAGTTCTACGAGCGCGCCGGCAAGTTCCAGAACATCAACGACACCGAAGGCTCGGTGTCTGTCATCGGCGCGGTGTCGCCGCCCGGCGGCGACTTCTCCGAGCCGGTCACCCAGAACACGCTCCGTATCGTGAAGTGCTTCTGGGCGCTGGACGCCGACCTCGCGGAACGTCGGCACTTCCCGTCGATCAACTGGGACGAGTCCTACTCGCTGTACAAGGACCAGCTCGACCCGTGGTACGAGCAGAACGTCGCCGAGGACTTCCCCGAGCGGCGCCAGTGGGCGACCGACGTGCTCGACGAGGAGGGCGAACTCCAGGAGATCGTCCAGCTCGTCGGCAAGGACGCCCTGCCCGACGACCAGCAGCTGACGCTCGAAGTCGCTCGCTACCTTCGGGAGTCGTGGCTCCAGCAGAACGCGTTCCACGACGTCGACACCTTCTGCTCGCCGGAGAAGACCTACGCGATGCTCGGCGCCATCGAGACGTTCAACGACGAGGCGTTCCGCGCGCTCGAAGCCGGCGTTCCGGTCGAGGAGATCGTCGGCATCGAGGCCGCCCCGCGGCTCAACCGCATGGGCGTGATGGAGGACTGGGAGGAGTCCATCCCCGAACTCGAACAGTCCATCGAAGACCAGCTCAGGGAGAAATACTAACGATGAAAGAGTACCAGACAATCACCGAAATCAGCGGTCCGCTGGTGTTCGCCGAGGTAGACGAACCCATCGGCTACGACGAAATCGTCGAGATCGAGACGCCCCAGGGCGAAACCCTGCGCGGGCAGGTGCTCGAATCCAGCGACGGTCTCGTCTCGATTCAGGTGTTCGAGGGAACCGAAGGCATCGACCGGAACGCGTCGGTGCGGTTCCTCGGCGAGACCATGAAGATGCCCGTCACCGAGGATCTCCTCGGTCGGGTTCTCGACGGCTCGGGCCAGCCCATTGACGGCGGCCCCGAGATCGTCCCGGACGAGCGCCACGACATCGTCGGCGCGGCCATCAACCCCTACGCTCGGGAGTACCCCGAGGAGTTCATCCAGACTGGCGTCTCCGCCATCGACGGCATGAACACGCTGGTCCGCGGTCAGAAGCTTCCGATCTTCTCCGGGTCGGGACTGCCGCACAACGAACTCGCGCTGCAGGTCGCCCGCCAGGCGACCGTGCCGGAGGAGGAAGAAGCGGGCGAGGACGACGAGAGCTCCGAGTTCGCGGTCATCTTCGGCGCGATGGGTATCACGGCCGAAGAGGCCAACGAGTTCATGCAGGACTTCGAGCGCACCGGCGCGCTCGAACGCTCGGTCGTCTTCATGAACCTCGCGGACGACCCCGCGGTCGAGCGGACGGTCACGCCCCGGATGGCGCTGACCACCGCCGAGTACCTCGCGTTCGACAAGGGCTACCACGTGCTGGTCATCCTGACGGACATGACCAACTACTGCGAGGCGCTTCGCGAGATCGGCGCCGCGCGTGAAGAAGTGCCCGGTCGCCGTGGGTACCCGGGTTACATGTACACCGACCTGGCCCAGCTCTACGAGCGGGCGGGCCGCATCGAGGGTCGGGAAGGGTCGGTCACCCAGATTCCCATCCTCACGATGCCGGGTGACGACGACACGCACCCGATTCCGGACCTCACCGGCTACATCACCGAGGGCCAGATCGTCGCCGACCGCGACCTCAACAGCCAGGGCATCGAACCGCCCATCAACGTGCTGCCGAGCCTCTCGCGGCTGATGGACGACGGTATCGGCGAGGGCTTCACCCGCGAGGACCACGCCGACGTCTCCGACCAGATGTACGCGGCGTACGCCGAGGGTGAAGACCTCCGCGACCTCGTGAACATCGTCGGCCGCGAGGCGCTCTCCGAGCGCGACAACAAGTACCTCGACTTCGCCGACCGATTCGAGGAGGAGTTCGTCGACCAGGGCTTCGAAACCGACCGCTCCATCGAAGAGACGCTCGACATCGGCTGGGACCTCCTCGGCATGCTGCCCAAGGAGGAACTCAACCGCGTCGACGAGGACTTCATCGAGAAGTACTACCCCGAAGGCGAGACCGAGACGGCCGAGGAAGTCGCGGCCGACTGACGGTCGTTCGTCCTTCCGCTTTCTACTCGCTTTCTACTCACTTTCCTCCCGACACCAGCGGTCGCGCCGCTCGAAACGGCTCGTTTCCCGCGCTCTCGCCGCCGCCGACTGTAAAAGGTTAACCCCTTCGAGCCACAAACTCCCGACAACATGGCCAAGGACGTCAAACCGACTCGGAAGAATCTGATGCAGATAGAGGACCGCATCGAACTCTCCGAGCGGGGTCACGACACGCTCGAGAAGAAGCGTGACGGCCTCATCATGGAGTTCATGGACATCCTCGACCAGGCCCAGGACGTGCGCTCGGACCTGGAAGCCGACTACGACCGCGCCCAGGAAACCATCAACATGGCCCGCGCGATGGAGGGCGACGTGGCGGTCCGCGGGGCTGCGGCCGCGCTGAAA comes from the Halorussus vallis genome and includes:
- a CDS encoding ATP synthase subunit A, whose protein sequence is MSQATESDTVREDGVIESVSGPVVTATDLDARMNDVVYVGEEGLMGEVIEIEGNLTTIQVYEETSNVAPGEPVENTGDPLSVDLGPGMMDSIYDGVQRPLAVLEEKMGAFLDRGVDAPGIDLERTWEFTPTVEEGDHVEPGDIVGTVPETESIEHKVMVPPDYEGGEVVTIESGNFTVEETVVALDNGETIQMRQEWPVREARPAKEKETPRTPLVSGQRILDGLFPIAKGGTAAIPGPFGSGKTVTQHQLAKWADADIVVYVGCGERGNEMTEVIEDFPELEDPVSGKPLMSRTCLIANTSNMPVAARESCVYTGITIAEYYRDMGYDVALMADSTSRWAEAMREISSRLEEMPGEEGYPAYLAARLSEFYERAGKFQNINDTEGSVSVIGAVSPPGGDFSEPVTQNTLRIVKCFWALDADLAERRHFPSINWDESYSLYKDQLDPWYEQNVAEDFPERRQWATDVLDEEGELQEIVQLVGKDALPDDQQLTLEVARYLRESWLQQNAFHDVDTFCSPEKTYAMLGAIETFNDEAFRALEAGVPVEEIVGIEAAPRLNRMGVMEDWEESIPELEQSIEDQLREKY
- a CDS encoding V-type ATP synthase subunit F; amino-acid sequence: MSQEIAVVGSPEFTTGFRLAGVRKFENVPDDDKDAELDDAVTRVLDDDDVGIVVMHDEDLDHLSRKVRNDVETSVEPTMVSIGGGAGSGGMREKIKRAIGIDLMDEDEQGDNE
- a CDS encoding V-type ATP synthase subunit E, with amino-acid sequence MSLDTVVEDIRNEARERAEEIRAEGEERAEQIVADAEADAEETLAEQERRTEQSIAQECEQRLSSAKLEAKQKRLEARRDVLQDVRSQVEDRIVNLEGDRRKELTQELLDAASEEFEDSDTVRVYGRPEDDELLTDVVTDYDGYEYAGEYDCLGGVVVESDQSRLRVNNTFDSVLEAVWEDNLQDISNRLFEQ
- a CDS encoding ATP synthase subunit B, with the protein product MKEYQTITEISGPLVFAEVDEPIGYDEIVEIETPQGETLRGQVLESSDGLVSIQVFEGTEGIDRNASVRFLGETMKMPVTEDLLGRVLDGSGQPIDGGPEIVPDERHDIVGAAINPYAREYPEEFIQTGVSAIDGMNTLVRGQKLPIFSGSGLPHNELALQVARQATVPEEEEAGEDDESSEFAVIFGAMGITAEEANEFMQDFERTGALERSVVFMNLADDPAVERTVTPRMALTTAEYLAFDKGYHVLVILTDMTNYCEALREIGAAREEVPGRRGYPGYMYTDLAQLYERAGRIEGREGSVTQIPILTMPGDDDTHPIPDLTGYITEGQIVADRDLNSQGIEPPINVLPSLSRLMDDGIGEGFTREDHADVSDQMYAAYAEGEDLRDLVNIVGREALSERDNKYLDFADRFEEEFVDQGFETDRSIEETLDIGWDLLGMLPKEELNRVDEDFIEKYYPEGETETAEEVAAD
- a CDS encoding V-type ATP synthase subunit C, with protein sequence MNAQKTEGSSNYEYVTARVRHRRASLFDEEDYRKLLRMGPGEIARYMEETEYEEEVNALGSRYEGVDLVEYALNRNLAKNFDDLLRWSEGQLYELIARYLRKFDAWNVKTIVRGLYSDAPRDTISSDLTRAGEFDDEFLDRLLDAGSIEELVELLDRTRYGDALEDAYADYEETGTLVPLENAVDRVYYEGLIEGVTETSNRATQLYVEFLQAEIDFRNVRNALRIARSGADIDPADYFIEGGQLFRRNELSQLATNVDELATFIRDSTYGDELSEALDQLERSDSLIGFEHALEAALLEYSDHLSHVFPLSVCPVLAYILAKEREVDNIRAIARGREAGLGEDQIEDELVIL
- a CDS encoding F0F1 ATP synthase subunit C produces the protein MFEFVLAFVNSAAVLLAQEGAGAAGPALNNKGAAAIAVGLAALGSGYAERGIGSAAIGAIAEDESLFGTGLIMTVLPETLVILALVLVFVV